The genome window GCGCCGGGCAGTTGGAACTGGAGATTACCGAGTCGCTCCTGTTGCATAACGTTGAGCAGGCGATCGACACGTTGCACCAGCTCAAGGCTCTAGGTGTACGCATTGCGCTCGATGATTTCGGCACCGGTTATTCCAGCCTCAGCTACCTCAAGCGCTTACCCATCGACAAAATCAAGATTGACCGTTCTTTCATCCGGGATATCGCTTCCGACCATCACGATGCCGCGATCACCCAAGGCATTATTTCCATGGCCCATCACCTCAGCCTGACGGTGGTCGCCGAAGGTGTGGAAACCAAGTCTCAAGTGGACTTTCTCAAGGGCGGTCGCTGCGATGTTTTTCAGGGGTATTACTTTGCTAAACCGATGCCCTATGCTGACCTCGAAGCCTTCCTAAGCCTTCGCGCGTCCCGGTCCCTGACGCCCGATCTTGTCTATTCCGAAGTTTGAAAAGGCGAATCTTCAGATTCGAACGAGTCCGGTTGCCCTGAACCACACTTCAGTTGCCACTTAGGTCCTGGAGCGTTCCTGTTGAGCGCTTCAGATCTTTTGCCGGGTCCAGAAGCGTTTGGGAAACTGAGCGCTTTAGACCCAAGCTCTGCTCAACACGCCTGGCCGTGGACGCATTAAGCGCGTGACTGTTGTTGGCACTGGAGGGTACCGAAAATTCGTTCAGCTACTACGGCAAGCGTCATCAACGACTATAGTCATTGGTGAGCCAGAGCGAATCTGACCATTCCCCTGCCAACCTGGCCTAATCCAATTCCGCGATTACACGGCGGATCTTCTTGTGTTCCTTGATGCGGAACGTGAACGTTTCGCTGCCGAAATCACTCAGGCTCAGGCTGAGATCGAGGCAGCGTTGTCTTTTTTTGAACCCCTTGATGGTGGATGAAGTTATCCCGCCAGGCACGTCGCATCCCACTGAGCACGTCCCAACCACCCATCTATCAAGGTTCAAGCAATGAACACTTTAGAGTTCGATGATGCACAAAAAACCAATGGCGACCTGGTTCAGGGTCCGCTGCCGGCCGGTACTGTCGCGCCCGACTTCACTCTTCACGCAACCCCTGATCAACAGTTGTCGCTGCGTGAGCTAAAGGGAAACCCCGTGATACTGGCGTTTTATCCCGCTGACTGGACTTCGGTGTGTGGTGACCAACTGACCTTGTACAACCAGTTGCTACCCACATTCAGAGAATACGGTGCGGCGCTACTGGGTATCTCGGTTGACAGCGCCTGGTGTCATCAGGCCTTTGCCAAAGATCGGAATTTTCACTTCAGCCTGCTGGCCGATTTCGAGCCCAAAGGGGCGGTGGCACGACAGTATGGAGCGTACGAATCCCAGCTCGGAGTTTGTAAGAGGGCACTGTTCGTGATTGACAAGGAGGGGGTGGTCGCCTGGAGCTACGTCTCACCAATGGCAATCAACCCTGGGGCGGACGGCATTCTGGATGCGCTGGATGCTCTGGCGAATTCGCCACAAAGCACGCCAATCAAAAATTAACAGGTGATTACATGGCCACTCTCAAAGTCCCGGTAAGTGCCAACGACCATCGTCAGGGAAGTGCGCATGCCAAGGTCACCTTGGTGGAATTTGGCGACTATGAATGTCCCTATTGCGGTGAAGCGTATTGGATGGTCAAGAATCTGCAGCAGCATTTTCGCGATGATTTGCTGTTCGTGTTCCGTAACTTTCCTCTGACCACCGCTCACCCGCATGCGCTGGGTGCAGCGGTCACCGCGGAGTATGCCGGGAGTCGAGGGTTCTTCTGGGAGGCTCACGACGAATTGTATGAAAATCAGGATCGATTGGGTCTGCCGCTGTATCGCGCCATTGTTCTAAAGCACGGCCTTTCCAGCGAAGAACTTGACGTTGCCGTGCGAGAGGACACTTACCTCCCCAAAATACAATCCGACTTCAATGGCGGTGTACGCAGCGGCGTGAACGGTACTCCGGCGTTTTACTTTGACGGGCTTCGCTATGACGGGGTCCCAGAGTTCAACGAGATGAGTCAGATGATTGAGCTTCTGTTAGTGCGCGGACGAAATCGCTAGATAGTCAAATCGGCCTGGCATCACCCACATCAGAGCCGAGGGCAAACCAGCGTTAGCTTCCTTCTACAGTAAAGAGGTGGACACGGAGCCGGCAACTAATGAAATCTTTGAAGTATTATGAAGAAAATCGACATGCCACATGGTTGGAGTTGTTTTTTGACCTGACTTTCGTTGTTACGATAGGCCAGGTTACGCACACTCTCGGACATGTTCATGAAGGCCACTTTGAACATAAGCAACTATGGACATTCTTACTGCTTTTTGTACCGTTGTGGTGGATCTGGTCCAGTCACACGATTTACTCCAACAGGTTTGATACAGACAGCAATCTTCACCGTTTGGCAACATTATTCATAATGCTCCTGCTCATTGTGCTGTCGGCACGGATCGGGGAAGACCTGGAAGTGAACTACCCGCTTATTATTGCCTGCTATTTTGGTATACGTGCGATCATCAGTGTTATGTACATTT of Pseudomonas azotoformans contains these proteins:
- a CDS encoding redoxin domain-containing protein codes for the protein MNTLEFDDAQKTNGDLVQGPLPAGTVAPDFTLHATPDQQLSLRELKGNPVILAFYPADWTSVCGDQLTLYNQLLPTFREYGAALLGISVDSAWCHQAFAKDRNFHFSLLADFEPKGAVARQYGAYESQLGVCKRALFVIDKEGVVAWSYVSPMAINPGADGILDALDALANSPQSTPIKN
- a CDS encoding DsbA family protein, with amino-acid sequence MATLKVPVSANDHRQGSAHAKVTLVEFGDYECPYCGEAYWMVKNLQQHFRDDLLFVFRNFPLTTAHPHALGAAVTAEYAGSRGFFWEAHDELYENQDRLGLPLYRAIVLKHGLSSEELDVAVREDTYLPKIQSDFNGGVRSGVNGTPAFYFDGLRYDGVPEFNEMSQMIELLLVRGRNR